In the genome of Pithys albifrons albifrons isolate INPA30051 chromosome 30, PitAlb_v1, whole genome shotgun sequence, the window ACCCCTCCCTGGCATCTGGGGCACCTCCCTGGTGTCTGGGGTCACTTTCTGACACCTGGGACCCCTCCCTGTCATCTGAGACCCCTTCCTTGGCATCTGAAACCCTTTCCTGGCATCTGGGACCCTTCCCTGGTATCTGGGGCCACCCACTGGCATCTGGGATCCCTCCTTGGCATCTGGGACCCCTCCCTGGCATCTGGGACCCTTCCTTGCCATCTGGGACCCCTCCCTGTCATCTGAGACCCCTCCTTGACATCTGAAACCCTTCTCTGGCATCTGGGGCACCTCCCTGGCATCTAGGGCACCTCCCTGGTATCTAGGGCATCTCCCTGGTATCTAGGACCCTTTCCTGGAATCTGGAACACCTCTCTGGTGTCTGGGGTCACTTCCTGGGACCTGGGACCCCTTCCTGGCATCTGAGATCCCTTCCTGGCATCTGGGACCCCTCCCTGGCATCTGGGATACCTCCCTGGCATCTGAAACCCTTTTCTGCCTTTGGGGATCCCTTCCTGGCACCTGGGATCCCTTCCTGGCATCTGAGATCCCTTCCTGGCATCTGGGATCCCTCCCTGGCATCTGAAACCCTTTCCTGCCATCTGGGATACATCCCTGGCATCTGGGACTCCTCcctggcacctgagaccccTCCCTGGCATCTCAGACCCCTCCCTGGCACCTGGGACCCCTCcctggcacctgagaccccTCTCTGGCATCTCAGACACCTCCCTGGCACCTGGGACCCCTCCCTGGCATCTCAGACCCCTCCCTGGCATCTCAGACCCCTCCCTGGCATCTGAAACCCTTTCCTGCCATCTGGGATACATCCCTGGCATCTCAGACCCCTCCCTGGCATCTGGGACTCCTCCCTGGCACCTGGGAACCCTCCCTGGCATCTCAGACCCCTCCCTGGCACCTGGGACCCCTCCCCGGCACCTGGGAACCCTCCCTGGCATCTCAGACCCCTCCCTGGCATCTGAGACCCCTCCCTGGCACCTGGGACCCCTCCCTGGCATCTGGGACTCCTCcctggcacctgagaccccTCCCTGGCACCTGGGACCCCTCCCTGGCACCTGGGACCCCTCCCTGGCATCTGGGAACCCTCCCTGGCATCTCAGACCCCTCCCTGGCACCTGGGACCCCTCTCTGGCATCTCAGACCCCTCCCTGGCATCTCAGACCCCTCCCTGGCACCTGGGACCCCTCCCTGGCATCTCAGACCCCTCCCTGGCACCTGGGAACCCTCCCTGGCATCTCAGACCCCTCCCTGGCATCTGGGACTCCTCCCTGGCACCTGGGAACCCTCCCTGGCATCTCAGACCCCTCCCTGGCATCTGAAACCCTTTCCTGCCATCTGGGATACATCCCTGGCATCTCAGACCCCTCCCTGGCATCTCAGACCCCTCCCTGGCACCTGGGACCCCTCCCCGGCACCTGGGAACCCTCCCTGGCATCTCAGACCCCTCCCTGGCACCTGGGACCCCTCCCTGGCATCTGGGAACCCTCCCTGGCATCTCAGATCCCTCCCTGGTATCTCAGACCCCTCCCAGGATGCCCCCACTGGGCACTGAGGGGGGTTCGACTCCTTGCCCAGATGCCACTCCCGCAGCTGACGGGTCATTGCCACCCTTGGCACACCAACCTCGGGGTGCCACCCCCCTGTttgcccccagcactggcactttAAGCTCCCAGCGCCCTCCCCTGCCAGATTTTGGTCTTtcctggggaagaaaagaagatttttttttttttttcctcgtCTGAACAACCTGGAGGGGGAAGAAACTCCTGCCAAGGATTCGCCTCCCGTGGGTTGGGATTTCAAAGCTCtttggaaagaagagaaagattcgaatggggaaaaaaattaatccttGTGATTACAAGAAAATCAGGAATTgctgtaaatttattttttttttctgtctgtgtatTCAAgaataaagtagaaaaaaaattagaaaactcggttgggttttttgtaacctccaaaaaaaatattcccaaCGTTACAAAGATGTGTCAAAAGCCttaaaaaatcttcaaattGGGGAGAGGGGAACTCGAAaattggggaaaggggcacGGAAAAATTATGGAAGGGGCACTCAAAAATTCAGGAAAGGGGCACAAAAATTGGGGAAAGGGGAACccaaaaattggaaaaaaattatggaagGGGCACTGAAATTTTGGGAAAGGGGCACTCAAGaattggggaaaggggcacaaaaattggggaaaggggcaccCAAAAATTGGGGAAAGGGACACAGAAATTGGGGAAAGGGACACAAAAATTGGGGAAAGGGACACccaaaaattggaaaaaaaattatggaagGGGCACTGAATTTTCAGGGAGTGGCACTGAAATTTTGGGAAAGGGGCACTGAAATTTGGGCGAAGGGGCACCCAAAAATTGGGAAAATATTCTGGAAGGGGCACTGAAATTTCGGGAAGTGGCACTGAAATTTTGGGAAAGGGCACTCAAGAATTGGGGAAAGGGACACTGAAAattttggggaaaggggcacccaaaaattggggaaaggggcacccaaaaattggggaaaggggcacccaaaaattggggaaaggggcacccaaaaattggaaaaaaaaattatggaagGGGCACTGAAATTTCGGGGAGTGGCACTGAAATTTTGGGAAAGGGGCACTGAAATTTTGGGAAAGGGGCACTGAAGAACTACAGAAGGGGCACTGAAATTTGGGGGAAGGGGCACccaaaaattggggaaaaaattatggaAGGGGCACTGAAATTTTGGGAAAGGGCACTGAAATTTTGGGAAAGGACACTCAAGaattggggaaaggggcactgaaaatttggggaaaggggcacaAAAATTTGAGGAGAAAATTATGGAAGGGGCACTGAAATTTTTGGGAGGGGCACTCAAGGattggggaaaggggcacccaaaaattggggaaaggggcactcaaaAATTGGAGAAAAAATCATGGAAGGGGCACTGAAATTTTgggaaaggggcactcaaaAATTGGGGAAAGGGGACTCAGAAATTGGGGAAAGGgcactgaaaaatataaaagggGCACTGAAATTATGGGGAAAGGGGCACtgaaaaattgggaaaaaaattatggaagGGGCACTGAAATTTTGGGAAAGGGGCACGGAAAAATTATGGAAGGGGCACTGAAAAATTCAGGAAAGGGGCACTGAAattttggggaaaggggcacccaaaatattgggaaaaaaattatggaagGGGCACTGAAATTTTGGGAAAGGGGCACCCAAAAATTGAGGAGAAAATTATGGAAGGGGCACTGAAATTTTTGGGAGGGGCACTCAAGGattggggaaaggggcacccaaaaactggggaaaggggcactcaaaAATTGGAGAAAAAATCATGGAAGGAGAACTGAAATTTTGGGAAAGGGGCACGGAAAAATTACGGAGGGGTCACTGAAAAATTCAGGAAAGGGGCACAAAAATTGGGGAAAGGGGAACccaaaaattggaaaaaaaattatggaagGGGCACTGAAATTTCAGGGAGTGGCAAAGAAATTTTGGGAAAGGGCACTCAAGAATTGGGGAAAGGGGCGATCCAAACCCGGGGTTGGCACGGGGGGATTTCAGCTCTGGCTGATCCAAACCCGGGGTTGGCACGGGGGGATTTCAGCTCTGGCTGATCCAAACCCGGGGTTGGCACGGGTGGatttcagctctgcctgctccaaACTCGGGGTTGGCACGGGGGGATTTCAGCTCTGGCTGATCCAAACTCAAACTCGGGGTTGGCACGGGGGGATTTCAGCTCTGCCTGATCCAAACTCAAACTCGGGGTTGGCACGGGGGGATTTCAGCTCTGCCTGATCCAAACTCGGGGTTGGCACGGGGGGATTTCAGCTCTGGCTGATCCAAACTCGGGGTTGGCACGGGGGGATTTCAGCTCTGGCTGATCCAAACTCGGGGTTGGCACGGGGGGATTTCAGCTCTGACTGATCCAAACTCGGGGTTGGCACGGGGCGATTTCAGCTCTGACTGATCCAAACCCGGGGTTGGCACGGGGGGATTTCAGCTCTGGCTGATCCAAACTCAATCTCGGGGTTGGCACGGGGGGATTTCAGCTCTGGCTGATCCAAACTCGGGGTTGGCACGGGGGGATTTCAGCTCTGGCTGATCCAAACCCGGGGTTGGCACGGGGGGATTTCAGCTCTGGTTGATCCAAACTCGGGGTTGGCACGGGGGGATTTCAGCTCTGGCTGATCCAAACCCGGGGTTGGCACGGGGGGATTTCAGCTCTGGTTGATCCAAACTCGGGGTTGGCACGGGGGGATTTCAGCTCTGGCTGATCCAAACCCGGGGTTGGCACGGGGGGATTTCAGCTCTGGCTGATCCCAACTCAAACTCGGGGTTGGCACGGGGGGATTTCAGCTCTGGCTGATCCAAACTCAAACCCGGGGTTGGCACGGGGGGATTTCAGCTCTGGCTGATCCAAACTCGGGGTTGGCACGGGGGGATTTCAGCTCTGACTGATCCAAACTCAATCTCGGGGTTGGCACGGGGGGATTTCAGCTCTGGCTGATCCAAACTCAAACTCGGGGTTGGCACGGGGGGATTTCAGCTCTGGCTGATCCAAACTCAAACTCGGGGTTGGCACGGGGCGATTTCAGCTCTGACCGAAGAAGTTCCACCAGGAAAATCCTGGGATGGATCCACTCCGGTCCAAACTTTTCCGGGAGTGTTCCAGCACCTTCATCCACACGGGTAGAACAGCCCCATTTCCATGCTAATCACGCTAATGAGCGCGCTAATGAGGGCACGTGAGGGGTGTCTGTGCGTGCCCGGGATGCCTTTTCCAGCCCCGGCTCTTCCCTCCCGGCTCTCCCAGGAATcgcaaaccttttttttctctctctccctttcccagaAAAGCCTCCCAGGAGgtggattaaaatattttaatatttttcccttaTTTTGCTCAAGTTTGTCCtgacaaaaaccccaaaggaaACTGGAGAGGGGAACAAGGAGtttattcttgtttttttccccactacaatttcttttctaattttacCCAAACACAACAACTTTTATACATgaagtttcatttattttattaactgttttcttcccagtcccttcccagtTTCCAGGCACCGACTCAGAGCCCTCAGACCAAGTTCAGGCCTGACCAGGCAcctccagctcagctttgggcCCCCTTGTCTGCCAAACTGCTCTTCACTTGCCAGCCCAGGGCTCCCATCCCAGTTTGTCCATCCCAGTTAGACCATTCCAACCCTTCCATCCCAGTCAGTCCATCCCAGTTAGTCCATCCCAGTCAGTCCATCCTAATTAGACCATCCCAGTTAGTCCATCCCAGTTAGTCTATCCCAGTCAATCCATCCCAGTCAGTCCTTCCCAGTCAGTCCATCCTAATTAAACCATCCCAGTTAGTCCATCCCAGTCAGTCCATCCCAGTTAGTCCATCCCAGTCAGTCCATCCCAGTTAGTCCATACTAACCCTCCCAACCCATTTAGTCCATCCCAGTCAGTCCATCCCAGTCAGTCCATCTCAGTTAGTCCATCTCAGTCAGTCCACCCCAGTTACTCCATCCCAGTTAGTCCATCCCAGTCAGTCCATCCTAATCAATCCATCCCAGTCAGTCCTTCCCAGTCAGTCCATCCTAATTAAACCATCCCAGTTAGTCCATCCCAGTCAGTCCACCCCAGTTAgtccatcccaaccctcccatcCCAGTTACTCCATCCCAGTCAGTCCATCCCAGTCAGTCCATCCCAGATAGTCAATTCAAACCCTCCCATCTCAGTTAGTCCATCCCAGTTTGTCCATCCCAGTTAGTCCATACCAACCCTCCCATCCCAGCCAGTCCATCCCAGTCAGTCCATCCTAATTAGTCCATCCCAGTTAGTCCATCCCAGTTAGTCCATCCCAGTCAGTCCATCCCAGTTAGTCCATCTCAGTCAGTTCACCCCAGTTACTCCATCCCAGTCAGTCCATCCTAATTAGACGATCCCAGCTGGTCCATCCCAGTTAGTCTATCCCAGTCAATCCATCCCAGTCAGTTCACCCCAGTTactccatcccaaccctcccatcCCAGTTAGTCCATCCCAGTTAGTCCATCCCAGCCAGACCATCCCAGTTAGTCCATCCCAGTCAGTCCATCCCAGTCAGTCCATCCCAGTTAGTCCATCCCAGTTAATCCATCCCAGCCAGACCATCCCAGTTAATCCATCCCAGTCAGTCCATCCCAGTTAATCCATCCCAGCTGgtccatcccaaccctcccattCCAGTTAGTCCATCCCAGCCAGACCATCCCAGTTAGaccatcccaaccctcccaccCCAGTTAGTCCATCCCAGTTTGTCCATCCCAGTTAGACCAACCCAACCCTCCCATCCCAGTCAGTCCATCCCCGTTGGTCCATCCCAGTCAGTccatcccagtccatcccagtcACAGGACCAGCAGTTTCAGCCCCTCACCCCAGTTTGGTGCCTCCTGTAGATCTGCCAAGTCCACCTCGTTATCCAGGGCATTAATGAAGATGTAAAGCAGGACCAGCACCAGGATCAGCCAGGATTTCACCCAACATGGGGGTGGTTCATCCTTCCAGTCCATACTGGATGGACACCCCAATCCACTGGGTTAACTCCAAGGCTGCCATGGGAGACCTTGGGGCACCTCCACCCATCACCCTCCTGGAATCACAgcatggtttgtgttggaaggaccttgaagatcatccagGTCCAtcccctgacatgggcagggacacctcccactgtcccaggtcaCTCCAACATGTCcatgggcacttccagggatgggaaatccatggaataacctgtgccagtacctgcccaccctcccagggcaggatttctTCCCACAGTCCCATCTAAAccatcctggaatggtttgggtggaaggAGACTCGTAGAATCATCCAGACcttgtgcagggacacctcccactatcccaggttgctccaacctggccttgggcacttccaggggtgggacagccACAATTCcctgtgccaggtcctgcccatGCCCAGAACCAACCTCTCCATGGGCACAATTTGCTTTTGGTGACTCTGAGCTGTCTCTTCCCCGTTTGCTTTTGGTGACTCTGAGTTGTCTCTTCCCCATCACCTGCTTGTGCTTCAGGCACCTCCTGGAAATGttcctcctgggcagcagaagggaaggggaaggccAGGTCCTGACTCAGAGGTCACACTTCAGGCTCCACTCAGTGTCCTGGTGCTCTGGAGATGGTGAATAAGTCCTTTATTTCCTCCCTGACACGAACAGAGTGTGCCTTAAACGCTCTGAGCCTTTTATGTGCCCCGCTGGGTAATTAAAAGATGCTTATCAGAAATTTGTGAGTCAAGAGCAGAACACGAGAACAGCATCCCAGTGGAGGAGATGTTTTGGCAGTAAATAACTCACTCCTCGTTCCTGCAGAGTGTTTCATTTACGAGGGGAAGACTTGGCACCCTATAAAAGGCCCTGGTCCCTTGGCCTGTGCCAATCTGCTGCCCTGCTCAGAGCCTGCCATCCCTTGGGAACGGGGTAAGacacagcctggagcagcttGGGAGGGTTCCTTTGGGGCCAGCCTGGGTTCATTTTGGGGTGGGGGTTGGAGTCAGGTGGTCACAGAACCTGATTTGTTCCACTTGAACCTTCAGACCATGCTCTACCCACAAGGGTGGTGGGCTAAGCTGAGGCAGAAGTTCTTGAGGGACTTGGATGTGAGGTTGATGGGAGACttggggtgggattgttgaTAGGCTTGGGGGTGATTGATGGGAGACTTGGGGGTGATTGATGGGAGACTTGGGGGGCAGATTGATGGGAGACTTGGGGGTGATTGATGGGAGACTTGGGGGGCAGATTGATGGGAGACTTGGGGTGATTGATGGGAGACTTGGGGGTGAGATTGTTGGGAGACTTGGGGTGATTGATGGGAGACTTGGAGGTGGAATTGATGGGAGACCTGGGGGGAGGTTTTTGGGAGACTTAGGGGTGAGATTGATGAGAGACTTGGGGGTGATTGATGGGAGACTTGGGGTGACATTGATGGGAGACTTGGGGGTGATTGATGGGAGACTTGGGGGGAGGTTTTTGGGAGACTTGAGGGTGAGATTGTTGGGACACTTGGGGGTGAGATTGATGGGAGACTTGGGGGTGATTGATGGGAGACTTGGGGGTGATTGATGGGAGACTTGGGGGGGAGAGTTTTGGGAGACTTGGGGGTGAAATTGTTAGGAGACAGGGGTGGGATTAATGGGAGACTTGGCAGTGATTGGTGGGAGACTTGGGGGTGATTGATGGGAGACTTGGGGGTGACTGATGGGAGACTTGGGGGGCAGATTGATGGGAGACTTgggggtgggattgttgggagACTTGGGGGTGATCGATGGGAGACTTGGGGTGAGATTGATGAGACTTGGGGGTGAGGTTGATGGGAGACTTGGGGGTGAGGCTGTTGGGAGACTTCGGGGGAGGTTTTTGGGAGACAGGGGTAGGATTGATGGGAGACTTGGGGTGAGATTGATGGGAGACAGGGGTGGGATTGATGGGAGACCTGGGAGTGGGATTGATGGGAGACTTGGGGATGAGGTTGATGGGAGACTTGGGAGTGGGATTGGTGGGAGACTTGGGGTGAGATTGTTGGGAGACTTGGGGTGACATTGATGGGAGACTTGGGGGTGAGGCTGTTGGGAGACTTGGGGGGAGGTTTTTGGGAGACTTGAGGGTGAGATTGTTGGGAGACAGGGGTGGGATTGATGGGAGACTTGGGGGTGATTGATGGGAGACTTGGGGGTGGGATTGATGGGAGACCTGGGGTGAGATTGATGGGAGAGTTGGGAGTGGGATTGATGGGAGACTTGGGGGTGATTGATGGGAGACTTGGGGGTGGGATTGATGGGAGACTTGGGGGTGATAGATGGGAGACTTGAGGGTGAGATTGTTGGGAGACTTGGGGTTGAGGTTGATGGGAGACTTGGGGGTGATTGATGGGAGACTTGGGGGTGATTGATGGGAGACTTGGGGGTGAGATTGTTGGGAGACTTGGGAGTGGGATTGATGGGAGATTTGGGAGTGGGATTGATGGGAGACTTGGGGGTGAGATTGATGAGACTTGGGGGTGGGATTGATGGGAGACTTGGGGGGAGGTTGGTGGGGACCTGGGGGTGATTGATGGGAGACTTGGATGTCAGACTAATGGGAGACTTGGATGTCAGATTGTTGGGAGATCTGGATGTCAGACTGATGGGAGATTTAGATGTCAGATTGATGGGAGACTTGGATGTCAGATTGTTGGGAGATTTGGGTGTTGGATTTCCACACATGGTGCCTTTTGGTTCATTCTAttcctggaggggaaaaaaatgaagaggaaggTCAGAAAGAAGGTTTGGATTTAATGTGACCACTattgggcagctgcaggaattTCCTTCAGCTCCAGACCCTCAGGACAACCAGGGGTGACCTGAAGGGACctccaggtgggggttggtctcttctcccaggcactcagcaataggacaagggggcacgatgggctcaagctctgccaggggaaattgaagttggagatcaggaggaaattctttgcagagagagtgctcagggattggaatgggctgcccagagagggggtggattccccatccctggagggttttcagctgagcttggccatggcactgagtgccatgatctggtaaagggactggagttggaccaagggttggacttgatgatctgggaggtcttttccaacccaatccattctatgattctgtgattctgtgacctggTCACCCAACCAGGTGTGACCTGGACCTGTCCCACCAAGGTGGCTTTGTGGGACATCAGGTGAAACTAgaggagatcacagaatcatagaagagAGAAGAGGTGGTGACACCAAGAGAACCCAGAGATGGTGACACCAACTGAACCCAGAAGAGATGGTGACACCAAGAGAACCCAGAGGAGATGGTGACACCAAACAAACCCAGAGATGGTGACACCAACTGAACCCAGAGATGGTGACACCAAGAGAACCCAGAAGAGATGGTGACACCAAGAGAACCCAGAGATGGTGACACCAACTGAACCCAGAGGAGATGGTGACACCAAGAGAACCCAGAAGAGATGGTGACACCCAAGAGAACCCAGAAGAGATGGTGACACCAAGAGAACCCAGAGATGGTGACACCAAGAGAACCCAGAGATGGTGACACCAAGAGAACCCAGAAGAGATGGTGACACCCAAGAGAACCCAGAGGAGATGGTGACACCAAGTGAACCCAGAGATGGTGACACCAAGAGAACCCAGAGATGGTGACACCAAACAAACTCAGGGATGGTGACACCAAGTGAACCCAGAGATGGTGACACCAACCTTCTGTTTTCCAGGTCTCTCCCTCCAGCTCAGACATGATCTACTCCTCTGGCAGAGAGTCCTACTTCAACCTGAACTCCACGTGGTACGACCCGGCGGGCTCCTGGCTGGACACGCGGCGCACGCCCTTCCGCTACGCCTACGGCACCTGCTGCTCCTCGGGCTGCGACGGCACCGGCGCCGAGGGCATGTGTGGGCACAACTACCGGCACTACGGCTACAGGCAGCCCGTGTGCTCCGAGGGGTGCCAGGGCTACACCTCCTCGGGGTCCTGCCATGGCTACACCTCCTCGAGGTCCTGCCATGGCTGTGTGAGGAGACCCACCTACAGTTATGGCACCTCGGGGGGGTGCCAGGGCTATGGGGGGTCTGTGTGCTCTGAGAGGTGCCAGGGGGCATCAGGGGGAGCTCAGGGCTATGGGGGGTCTGTGTGCTCTGAGAGGTGCCAGGGGGCATCAGGGGGAGCTCAGGGCTATGggggctctgtgtgctctgagaGGTGCCAGGGGGCATCAGGATCATGCCATGGAGGGAGTTCCAGCTGTGTGAGGAGACCCACGTATGGTTGTGGGGCATCAGGGGGGTACCAGGGCTACGGGGGGTCGGTGTGCTCGGAGACGTGCCATGGGTACCAGGGTGGGAAGGTGAGTGGTGGGAAGTCCACCCAGTGCCTCCCACAGTGTGTGCCACAGGGCAGTGCCAAGTGCATCCCACAGAGCACCTCGAAGTGTGCCCCAAAGTGTGCCCCCAAGTGTGCCCCCAAGTGTGTCCCAGTGCAGACCTGTGCCCCACCAGTGCAGGTCTGTGCCCCCCCAGTCCAGCAGATCTGTGCCCCCCCAGTGAAGGTCTGTGCCCCTCCTGCACAGGTCTGTGCCCCCCCAGTGAAGGTCTGTGCCCCCCCTGCACAAGTCTGTGCCCCCCCAGTCCAGCAGATCTGTGCCCCCCCAGTGCAGGTCTGTGCCCCTCCAGTGAAGGTCTGTGCCCCCCCTGCACAAGTCTGTGCCCCTCCAGTGAAGGTCTGTGCCCCCCCTGCACAAGTCTGTGCCCCCCCAGTGCAGGTCTGTGCCCCCCCTGCACAGGTCTGTGCCCCCCCTGCACAAGTCTGTGCCCCACCAGTGCAGATCTGTGCCCCCCCAgtccagcagggctgtgtgcccGTGCCAAAGGGCATCCCAcaccagcagcacaagcagGTCTGCAAAATTCCAGCCCGGAAAATAAAGTAGGAGATGAGAAGAGTGAGGCCAAACAAAGGGAATGTCCCACTGGTTGACTCTTCCCTGGGCTCCGTGGCCTGAGCTGCTCGTGGctctctgatctctcctctTGCTTGGACCATCCTTTGAAGGTGTGACCCACGATCTCTGTGACACGAAATGCTCTTCCCCTCCTTGTTTCACGGCAGATGTGGAGGCAATAAAAAAATGATGACTCAAAACCCTCTTGGCCTCTTTGTTTATTCCCTTTGGAGCATCTCCTGGTAGCCTCTGCTTGGTACCCTCTGCTGGTTCCCTCTACTgagtaccctctgctgggtacCCTCTGCTgagtaccctctgctgggtaccctctgctgggtacCTTCTGCTGGTTCCCTCTGCTGGTTCCCTCTACTGAGTACCCTCTGCTGGTTCCCTCTACTgagtaccctctgctgggtaccctctgctgggtacTCTCTGCTGGTTCCCTCTGCTgagtaccctctgctgggtacCTTCTACTgagtaccctctgctgggtaccctctgctgggtaccctctgctgggtacCTTCTGCTgagtaccctctgctgggtaccctctgctgggtaccctctgctgggtacCTTCTGCTtggtaccctctgctgggtacCCTCAGCTGGGTACCTTCTGCTGGGTCCTCTCTACTgggtaccctctgctgggtaccctctgctgggtaccctctgctgggtacCTTCTGCTGAGTACCCTCTGCTGGTTCCCTCTGCTgggtaccctctgctgggtacCCTCTGCTGGTTCCCTCTGCTgagtaccctctgctgggtaccctctgctgggtacTCTCTGCTgagtaccctctgctgggtaccctctgctgggtacCTTCTGCTgagtaccctctgctgggtaccctctgctgggtaccctctgctgggtacCTTCTGCTgagtaccctctgctgggtaccctctgctgggtacCTTATTCTGGGTACCTTCTACTGGGTACCCTCTGCTGGTTCCCTCTACTgagtaccctctgctgggtacCCTCTACTgagtaccctctgctgggtacCCTCTGCTGAGTACCCTCTCCTgggtaccctctgctgggtacCTTCTGCTGGTTCCCTCTGCTGAGTACCCTCTGCTgagtaccctctgctgggtacCTTCTGCTGAGTACCCTCTGCTGAGTACCCTCTGCTtggtaccctctgctgggtacCCTCAGCTGGGTACCTTCTGCTGGGTCCTCTCTACTgggtaccctctgctgggtacCCTCAGCTGGGTACCTTCTGCTGGGTCCTCTCTACTgggtaccctctgctgggtacCCTCTGCTGAGTACCTTCTGCTgagtaccctctgctgggttccCTCTGCTGGGTACCCTCTGCTGAGTACCCTCTGCTgagtaccctctgctgggtacCCTCAGCTGGGTACCTTCTGCTGGGTCCTCTCTACTgggtaccctctgctgggtaccctctgctgggtacCTTCTACTGAGTACCCTCTGCTGAGTACCCTCTGCTGAGTACCCTGAGCTGGGTTAGGATCTGGCTGGAGGGCCCAGAGAGTTCTGGACGGGCATCCCAAAGAACTTTGGGAATTTTATTCCACGCTGGGCTGGAGGAAGCTCAGAGGAGATCCCAAAATTCTGACCTTGGACTGAGCCCAGAGCTGTGACCCAACAAGATCCCACCTGTGCTGGGAGAACGTGGGATTTGGGGATAATTCCAGCAAACTGGGAAAAAACTC includes:
- the LOC139683909 gene encoding keratin-associated protein 5-5-like isoform X2, translating into MIYSSGRESYFNLNSTWYDPAGSWLDTRRTPFRYAYGTCCSSGCDGTGAEGMCGHNYRHYGYRQPVCSEGCQGYTSSGSCHGYTSSRSCHGCVRRPTYSYGTSGGCQGYGGSVCSERCQGASGGAQGYGGSVCSERCQGASGGAQGYGGSVCSERCQGASGSCHGGSSSCVRRPTYGCGASGGYQGYGGSVCSETCHGYQGGKVSGGKSTQCLPQCVPQGSAKCIPQSTSKCAPKCAPKCAPKCVPVQTCAPPVQVCAPPAQVCAPPVQQICAPPVQVCAPPVKVCAPPAQVCAPPVKVCAPPAQVCAPPVQVCAPPAQVCAPPAQVCAPPVQICAPPVQQGCVPVPKGIPHQQHKQVCKIPARKIK
- the LOC139683909 gene encoding keratin-associated protein 5-4-like isoform X1; the encoded protein is MIYSSGRESYFNLNSTWYDPAGSWLDTRRTPFRYAYGTCCSSGCDGTGAEGMCGHNYRHYGYRQPVCSEGCQGYTSSGSCHGYTSSRSCHGCVRRPTYSYGTSGGCQGYGGSVCSERCQGASGGAQGYGGSVCSERCQGASGGAQGYGGSVCSERCQGASGSCHGGSSSCVRRPTYGCGASGGYQGYGGSVCSETCHGYQGGKVSGGKSTQCLPQCVPQGSAKCIPQSTSKCAPKCAPKCAPKCVPVQTCAPPVQVCAPPVQQICAPPVKVCAPPAQVCAPPVKVCAPPAQVCAPPVQQICAPPVQVCAPPVKVCAPPAQVCAPPVKVCAPPAQVCAPPVQVCAPPAQVCAPPAQVCAPPVQICAPPVQQGCVPVPKGIPHQQHKQVCKIPARKIK